The Mycobacterium seoulense genome has a window encoding:
- a CDS encoding DUF2252 domain-containing protein, with protein MPQRVLRERLIDLEVPDQDEARGRALRKAVPRRTLAQLTPSTKSATEILVAQNTGRLTELVPLRFARMLADPFSFYRGSAAVMAADLGASPSSGIEVMCCGDAHVSNFGMYAAPHRSIVFDLNDFDEAAVAPAEWDVKRLITSAIVGGRHAGYPAKAIRRCVGQALLGYQTSLQAMLAMDVLDRYYLRVEPERHAATVSKGLLGVIQKTTSRARSRTSARLFRQLTEIGADGTPRLREVPPVLQHLDEDAEAVLVESIQEYLATVPADIALLLSHFRVTDVALRVVGVGSVGTRCFLVILVGPNGTPLILQIKEATRSVLDEYGGWPQPAMLGAAVEAKGQGIRVVDGQRILQAMSDVFLGPTRKDGRDYYVRQFHDMKGTIDTEGMAPATFSDYVAACAVLLARAHSQSANASLLRGYVGTGNIVQDAVAEWCYAYADKALDDFHQLRAAAAAGDIEVAADPAR; from the coding sequence ATGCCGCAACGGGTGCTGCGTGAACGCCTGATCGATCTCGAGGTTCCGGACCAGGATGAGGCGCGCGGCCGTGCGCTGCGCAAGGCCGTGCCGCGCCGCACGCTCGCGCAGCTGACCCCATCCACGAAGTCGGCCACCGAAATCCTGGTGGCTCAAAACACCGGGCGGCTAACCGAACTCGTGCCGCTGCGGTTTGCCCGAATGCTCGCCGACCCGTTCTCCTTCTACCGCGGGTCGGCCGCCGTGATGGCCGCCGATCTGGGTGCCAGCCCGTCAAGCGGGATCGAAGTGATGTGTTGCGGCGACGCTCATGTGTCCAACTTCGGCATGTACGCGGCGCCGCACCGCTCAATCGTGTTCGACCTGAACGACTTCGACGAGGCTGCCGTCGCCCCGGCGGAGTGGGACGTCAAGCGCCTGATCACCAGCGCGATCGTCGGCGGTCGTCATGCGGGGTACCCCGCCAAGGCGATCCGCCGCTGCGTCGGGCAGGCACTGCTCGGCTACCAGACCAGCCTGCAGGCCATGCTCGCGATGGATGTCCTGGACCGCTACTACCTGCGCGTGGAACCGGAGCGCCACGCCGCGACGGTATCCAAGGGCCTGCTCGGCGTGATTCAGAAGACGACGTCCCGGGCGCGCAGCCGGACGTCGGCGCGGCTCTTCAGGCAGCTCACCGAGATCGGCGCCGACGGAACACCGCGGCTGCGGGAGGTGCCACCGGTTCTGCAGCACCTCGACGAGGACGCCGAAGCCGTTCTGGTGGAGTCGATTCAGGAATACCTGGCCACCGTTCCCGCCGACATCGCGCTTCTGCTGTCGCATTTCCGCGTCACCGATGTGGCGTTGCGGGTGGTCGGCGTGGGCAGCGTGGGAACCCGGTGCTTCCTGGTCATCCTGGTGGGCCCCAACGGCACCCCGCTCATCCTGCAGATCAAGGAGGCAACCCGGTCGGTGCTCGACGAATACGGCGGCTGGCCGCAGCCGGCCATGCTGGGCGCGGCCGTCGAGGCCAAGGGCCAGGGCATCCGCGTCGTCGACGGCCAGCGCATTCTGCAGGCGATGTCGGACGTGTTTCTCGGGCCGACCCGCAAGGACGGCCGCGACTACTACGTCCGGCAGTTCCACGACATGAAGGGCACGATCGACACCGAGGGCATGGCGCCCGCCACGTTCAGCGACTACGTCGCCGCCTGCGCGGTGCTGTTGGCGCGCGCCCACTCGCAGAGCGCGAATGCGTCGTTGCTACGCGGATACGTCGGCACCGGCAACATCGTGCAGGACGCCGTGGCCGAGTGGTGCTACGCCTACGCCGACAAGGCGCTCGATGATTTCCACCAATTGAGGGCCGCGGCCGCGGCCGGCGACATCGAGGTCGCCGCGGACCCCGCCCGGTAG
- a CDS encoding helix-turn-helix domain-containing protein, whose translation MLDVVELLARSGSSRPRFSDIVRELDLTQATAHAILKTLCDRGWASRDPVAKTFTLGPALAVVAARTDTARPLAHAARSAALRLSREVGYACSVVERFGDSLVVTAFEGEPATPPSGIPGDRIPYAPPFGVAIAAWDDEEEQRAWIRRGAGSNPDRTRRLERVLAHTRERGFDVDWTTPALAQAVRVVGTLDSDEMPTPVRHIVDQLLVEFTTIGFLSDDNPGRRKQPVVTIAAPVFDERHVTMMVAVHPLCPLSARQIRVIGKQLTDETAAINLAPPRPDTVDRAV comes from the coding sequence GTGCTCGACGTCGTCGAGCTCCTGGCCCGGTCCGGTAGTTCGCGGCCACGGTTCTCTGACATCGTCCGCGAGCTCGATCTCACGCAGGCGACGGCGCACGCCATCCTCAAGACGCTGTGCGACCGGGGGTGGGCCAGCCGCGACCCGGTCGCCAAGACGTTCACGCTCGGGCCCGCGCTGGCGGTGGTTGCGGCGCGCACGGACACCGCCCGGCCGCTGGCGCACGCGGCGCGATCCGCCGCGCTGCGATTGTCCCGCGAAGTCGGCTACGCCTGCTCCGTCGTCGAGCGATTCGGTGACTCGTTGGTGGTCACCGCATTTGAGGGCGAGCCCGCCACCCCACCGTCCGGAATTCCGGGTGATCGCATCCCGTACGCGCCGCCGTTCGGGGTGGCGATCGCCGCCTGGGACGACGAGGAGGAACAACGCGCGTGGATCCGCCGCGGCGCGGGCAGCAATCCGGACCGCACCCGGCGCCTCGAGCGGGTGTTGGCACACACGCGTGAGCGCGGCTTCGACGTCGACTGGACGACGCCCGCGCTGGCCCAGGCCGTGCGGGTGGTCGGCACGCTGGACAGCGACGAGATGCCCACGCCGGTGCGGCACATCGTGGATCAGTTGCTCGTCGAGTTCACCACCATCGGCTTCCTCTCCGACGACAACCCGGGCCGGCGCAAGCAGCCCGTGGTGACCATCGCCGCACCGGTTTTCGACGAGCGACACGTAACCATGATGGTGGCCGTGCACCCGTTGTGCCCGCTGTCCGCGAGGCAGATTCGGGTCATCGGTAAACAGTTGACCGACGAAACCGCGGCGATCAACCTGGCCCCGCCGCGGCCGGATACGGTCGATCGCGCCGTCTAG
- a CDS encoding SDR family NAD(P)-dependent oxidoreductase, whose protein sequence is MTFETKYGPWALVAGASDGVGAAFARGLADRGINVVLVARRQAVLDEVAAEIREATSVSTRTLAIDLVEPNAAATIAAATSDLEVGFLVYCAGADPNFEPFLAHPIEAAEAMVQRNCVVPMQLCHHFAAPMVERGRGGIVLFGSGAGLAGGANMVAYGATKAFDMVFAEALWAELHDKGVDVLGLILGKTDTPALRQLEHSRGQIASLDEVPPGAAPVAEVIAEAFENLGNGPTLMVGDMMRAAAQMLASLTRNQAVELFAQAAAAAMGPDK, encoded by the coding sequence ATGACGTTCGAAACCAAATACGGGCCGTGGGCGCTGGTCGCGGGCGCCTCCGACGGGGTGGGCGCGGCGTTCGCCCGCGGGCTCGCCGATCGTGGGATCAATGTCGTGCTGGTCGCCCGCCGGCAAGCCGTCCTCGACGAGGTCGCGGCCGAGATCCGCGAAGCGACGTCGGTGTCCACGCGCACGCTCGCCATCGATCTCGTCGAACCGAACGCGGCGGCCACGATCGCGGCGGCGACCAGCGACCTGGAGGTCGGCTTCCTGGTGTACTGCGCGGGGGCCGACCCGAACTTCGAGCCGTTTCTCGCCCATCCGATCGAAGCCGCCGAGGCGATGGTGCAACGCAACTGCGTGGTGCCGATGCAGCTGTGCCACCACTTCGCCGCCCCCATGGTCGAGCGGGGCCGCGGCGGGATCGTGCTGTTCGGGTCGGGCGCCGGCCTGGCCGGCGGGGCCAACATGGTGGCCTACGGGGCGACGAAGGCGTTCGACATGGTCTTCGCCGAGGCGCTTTGGGCCGAGTTGCACGACAAGGGCGTCGACGTCCTCGGGTTGATCCTGGGCAAGACCGACACGCCCGCCCTGCGCCAACTCGAACACAGCCGCGGCCAGATTGCGTCGCTCGACGAGGTGCCGCCGGGCGCGGCCCCGGTGGCGGAAGTCATCGCGGAGGCGTTCGAAAACCTCGGCAACGGCCCGACGCTGATGGTCGGCGACATGATGCGCGCCGCCGCGCAAATGTTGGCCTCGCTAACCCGCAACCAAGCCGTCGAACTGTTCGCCCAAGCCGCGGCCGCGGCCATGGGCCCGGACAAATAA
- a CDS encoding zinc-binding dehydrogenase, with product MRAAVLREGRVEVRETADPEPGPGELLLRTLSTAICASDVHFMDHPELAVDDPTGRSLYDTDRDIVLGHEFVGEVVGHGPGCTGQFAIGTRVTAMPVRLVGGGAGGMRIIGQHPEAQGSFGELLVVSEVAAKPVPGDVSSDAVALTDAFAVGEFYVRSARMQPGEVAIVIGAGAIGLSAVAALASRGIEPILVADYKADRRELARERFGADVTVDPAETSPFEAFNEVRAERGLPGPAVVFECVGAAGLIQNLVESAEMATRLYCAGGWYTGDTLDITTATRQGVTIQFGGGPHPQDWYGTLDAIAARRLDPLPSVGKIIGLDEVPDALELARRSDGPPRIVVHPNGDLP from the coding sequence TTGCGCGCTGCGGTACTGAGAGAAGGCCGGGTGGAGGTCCGTGAGACGGCGGACCCGGAGCCCGGGCCGGGTGAGCTGTTGCTGCGCACGCTGAGCACCGCGATCTGCGCGTCCGACGTGCATTTCATGGACCACCCGGAGCTTGCCGTCGACGATCCGACCGGCCGTTCGCTGTATGACACCGACCGCGACATCGTGCTCGGTCACGAGTTCGTCGGCGAGGTCGTCGGCCACGGGCCCGGCTGCACGGGTCAGTTCGCGATCGGTACCCGCGTGACGGCCATGCCGGTGCGCCTGGTCGGCGGCGGCGCCGGCGGAATGCGGATCATCGGCCAGCATCCCGAGGCGCAGGGAAGTTTCGGTGAGCTGCTGGTGGTTTCGGAGGTGGCGGCCAAGCCGGTCCCGGGTGACGTCTCCAGTGACGCCGTCGCGCTGACCGACGCGTTCGCCGTCGGCGAGTTCTACGTTCGGTCGGCGCGGATGCAACCGGGCGAGGTCGCCATCGTGATCGGCGCGGGGGCGATCGGCCTGTCGGCCGTCGCGGCCCTGGCGAGCCGCGGCATCGAACCGATTCTCGTGGCGGACTACAAAGCTGACCGCCGCGAACTGGCCCGAGAGCGTTTTGGCGCGGACGTCACGGTCGACCCCGCCGAGACGTCGCCATTCGAAGCGTTCAACGAGGTGCGCGCTGAACGCGGATTACCCGGCCCGGCAGTCGTTTTCGAGTGTGTCGGTGCCGCCGGACTGATCCAGAACCTCGTCGAATCCGCCGAGATGGCGACCCGCCTGTACTGCGCGGGTGGCTGGTACACCGGCGACACGCTCGACATCACCACCGCCACCCGCCAAGGCGTCACCATCCAATTCGGCGGCGGCCCACACCCGCAGGACTGGTATGGCACGCTCGACGCCATCGCGGCACGGCGGCTGGACCCGCTCCCGAGCGTGGGCAAGATCATCGGCCTCGACGAAGTGCCCGACGCGCTCGAGCTGGCCCGCCGGTCGGACGGCCCGCCGCGGATCGTGGTCCACCCGAACGGAGACCTGCCATGA
- a CDS encoding flavin-containing monooxygenase encodes MTSRQAGWRYGVGRLRAATRRRRPPKVAIIGAGFGGLGAAVALRRAGIDDLVIIEGDEGVGGTWRRNTYPGAACDIQSHLYSFSFAPNKSWSRTYARQPEILAYLESVTDDFDLRRHLMLGTRVHSVRWTGAAWDCQLDRAGRADTLTVDVVVCAVGLFGSPRLPDIAGLTDFTGTLMHTARWDHRVDLAGKKVAVIGTGASGVQAVPELAEIAESVTVFQRTPPWMVPKDDRPYSATELARFRRNPLAARRTRWQIWKFQHDNTATFADDPVIDARTQFATSFLERTVADEALRRALTPDYPFRCKRVLLGDDFYRALQRDNVELVTDPIERIDKSSVRTRAGRVVDVDVIVLATGFETSRYLSGIDVIGSGGRRLHERWGDDPSAYLGVAVSGFPNFFMLYGPNTNQGGNSIVYILEAGARLIASAVSRVARKGGYLDVRPDAERRYNDQLSADLERTIWTRCDSYFRSPTGRIVTQWPYTELEYARRTWRLRPRDWRLAQAEVDDPADQVAGGQVGVGLVDVVEPVASGDHLVEE; translated from the coding sequence GTGACCAGTCGGCAGGCCGGGTGGCGCTACGGCGTCGGCCGGCTGCGGGCCGCGACCCGGCGCCGGCGCCCACCCAAGGTGGCGATCATCGGCGCGGGTTTCGGTGGGCTGGGCGCCGCCGTCGCGCTACGCCGGGCCGGCATCGACGATCTGGTGATCATCGAGGGCGACGAGGGCGTCGGCGGCACCTGGCGACGAAACACGTATCCCGGCGCCGCGTGCGACATCCAGAGCCACCTCTACTCGTTCTCGTTCGCCCCCAACAAATCCTGGAGCCGAACCTACGCCCGACAGCCGGAGATCCTGGCCTACCTGGAGTCGGTCACCGACGACTTCGACCTGCGCCGGCATCTCATGCTGGGCACCCGGGTCCACTCGGTCCGCTGGACCGGCGCGGCCTGGGACTGCCAGCTGGACCGTGCCGGGCGCGCGGACACCCTGACCGTCGACGTCGTCGTCTGCGCCGTCGGATTGTTCGGTTCCCCACGGCTTCCCGACATCGCGGGCCTGACCGACTTCACCGGCACGCTCATGCACACCGCGCGGTGGGATCACCGGGTCGACCTGGCGGGCAAGAAGGTGGCGGTGATCGGCACCGGCGCGAGCGGGGTGCAGGCGGTCCCCGAACTGGCCGAGATCGCCGAGAGTGTCACCGTCTTTCAGCGCACACCGCCGTGGATGGTGCCCAAGGACGACCGCCCTTACAGCGCCACCGAATTGGCGCGGTTCCGGCGCAACCCCCTGGCCGCACGCCGCACCCGCTGGCAGATCTGGAAGTTCCAGCACGACAACACGGCGACCTTCGCCGACGATCCCGTCATCGACGCGCGCACGCAGTTCGCGACGTCGTTCCTGGAGCGCACCGTCGCCGACGAGGCGCTGCGCCGGGCGTTGACGCCCGACTACCCGTTCCGCTGCAAGCGGGTGTTGCTGGGGGACGATTTCTACCGGGCGCTGCAGCGGGACAACGTCGAGCTGGTCACCGACCCCATCGAGCGGATCGATAAGTCGTCGGTGCGCACCCGCGCGGGGCGCGTCGTCGACGTCGATGTGATCGTGCTGGCCACCGGGTTCGAGACGTCGCGCTATCTGTCGGGCATCGACGTCATCGGGTCCGGGGGACGCCGGCTGCACGAGCGGTGGGGTGATGACCCGAGCGCCTACCTGGGCGTCGCGGTCAGCGGCTTCCCGAATTTCTTCATGCTCTACGGTCCGAATACCAACCAGGGCGGCAATTCGATCGTCTACATCCTCGAGGCCGGTGCGCGACTGATCGCCAGCGCGGTCAGCCGAGTGGCGCGCAAGGGCGGCTACCTCGACGTTCGCCCCGATGCCGAAAGGCGCTACAACGACCAGCTTTCCGCGGACCTGGAGCGCACCATCTGGACCCGGTGCGACAGCTACTTCCGGTCGCCCACCGGCCGCATCGTCACCCAGTGGCCGTACACCGAGCTGGAGTACGCCCGCCGCACCTGGCGGCTGCGGCCGCGCGACTGGCGGCTAGCGCAGGCCGAAGTCGATGACCCCGCGGATCAGGTGGCCGGCGGTCAGGTCGGCGTAGGCCTCGTTGATGTCGTCGAGCCGGTAGCGTCAGGTGATCATCTCGTCGAGGAGTAG
- a CDS encoding flavin-containing monooxygenase, which yields MTETVGVTFDVDALRRKYAEERARRLRPDGIAQYVEMAGPFARFADDPWVDGNFTREPLTDEVDVAVIGAGFGGLLTGVRLRQLGVDSVRLIDRAADVGGTWYWNRYPGIACDVESYVYMPLLEELGYIPTEKYAKGAEIFAHCQRIARHYDLYRDACLRTEVREIRWDADESRWIIRTNHGDEMRARFVSMANGYQAKPKLPGIEGLGAFRGHAFHTSRWDYSYTGEELENLADKRVGIIGTGATAIQCVPHLARAARRLYVFQRTPSSVDVRANRPTDPQWASTLRPGWQRDRIENFQILTAGGRADEDLVADAWTSITRKLPVMRHDGDGVLDPAQRGRDIEIADFAKMEEIRARVEGIVTDPSTAEALKPWYGYFCKRPCFHDEYLQTFNRDNVTLVDTRGRGVERITEAGVVVDGVPYELDCLIFATGFEVGTDYCRRTGFELVGRDGVSLTEHWRDGVRTFQGLCTTKFPNCFIESIAQAGLTVNFPYLLDVQATHAAWIIAWALEHRVTEVEAAPAAESAWVETVVTRSAASAERAQTCTPGYYNREGKADNKTRQGSFFFGAPTEYADLLREWRANGDLEGYLIRGGEARP from the coding sequence GTGACTGAGACCGTTGGCGTGACCTTCGACGTCGACGCGCTGCGCCGCAAGTACGCCGAAGAGCGGGCGCGGCGCCTGCGCCCGGACGGCATCGCGCAGTACGTCGAGATGGCCGGTCCGTTCGCCCGGTTCGCCGACGACCCGTGGGTGGACGGGAACTTCACTCGGGAGCCGCTCACCGACGAGGTGGACGTCGCGGTCATCGGGGCCGGCTTCGGCGGGTTGTTGACGGGCGTGCGCCTGCGTCAGCTCGGCGTGGACAGCGTGCGGTTGATCGACAGGGCGGCCGACGTGGGTGGCACCTGGTATTGGAACCGGTATCCCGGAATCGCCTGCGACGTCGAGTCCTATGTCTACATGCCGCTGCTCGAGGAGCTCGGCTACATCCCGACCGAGAAATACGCCAAGGGCGCCGAGATCTTCGCGCATTGCCAGCGCATCGCCCGACACTACGACCTCTACCGCGACGCGTGCCTGCGCACCGAGGTACGCGAGATCCGCTGGGACGCGGACGAATCCCGGTGGATCATCCGCACGAACCACGGCGACGAGATGCGGGCCCGGTTCGTGTCCATGGCCAACGGCTACCAGGCCAAACCCAAGCTGCCCGGCATCGAGGGCCTCGGCGCGTTTCGCGGCCACGCGTTCCACACCAGCCGGTGGGACTACTCCTACACCGGCGAGGAGCTGGAGAACCTGGCGGATAAGCGTGTCGGCATCATCGGTACCGGGGCCACGGCGATCCAGTGCGTCCCACATCTCGCCCGGGCGGCGCGGCGGCTCTACGTCTTCCAGCGCACGCCGTCATCGGTGGACGTGCGGGCCAACCGCCCGACGGATCCCCAGTGGGCCAGCACATTACGGCCCGGCTGGCAGCGCGACCGCATCGAGAACTTCCAGATTCTCACCGCCGGCGGCCGGGCCGACGAAGACCTGGTCGCCGACGCGTGGACGAGCATCACCCGCAAGCTTCCGGTGATGCGCCATGACGGTGACGGCGTTCTGGACCCGGCACAGCGCGGCCGCGACATCGAAATCGCGGATTTCGCGAAGATGGAAGAGATCCGGGCGCGAGTCGAGGGGATAGTCACCGACCCCTCCACCGCGGAGGCGCTCAAGCCGTGGTACGGGTACTTCTGCAAACGCCCCTGCTTCCACGACGAGTACCTGCAGACGTTCAACCGCGACAACGTCACGCTGGTCGACACCCGCGGCCGCGGCGTCGAGCGCATCACCGAGGCCGGCGTGGTCGTCGATGGTGTGCCCTACGAGCTCGACTGCCTGATCTTCGCAACGGGTTTCGAGGTGGGCACCGACTACTGCCGTCGCACGGGGTTCGAGCTCGTGGGCCGCGACGGGGTGTCACTGACCGAACACTGGCGCGACGGGGTGCGCACCTTTCAGGGGCTGTGTACGACGAAGTTCCCGAACTGCTTCATCGAGAGCATCGCCCAGGCGGGCTTGACGGTGAACTTCCCCTACCTGCTGGACGTGCAGGCCACCCACGCCGCGTGGATCATCGCGTGGGCGCTCGAGCACCGCGTGACCGAGGTCGAGGCCGCGCCGGCCGCGGAGTCGGCGTGGGTCGAAACGGTCGTCACCCGATCGGCTGCCAGCGCCGAGCGCGCGCAGACGTGCACACCCGGCTACTACAACCGGGAGGGCAAGGCGGACAACAAGACTCGGCAGGGTAGCTTCTTCTTCGGCGCGCCCACCGAGTACGCCGACCTGCTGCGCGAGTGGCGGGCCAACGGTGACCTGGAAGGCTACCTGATTCGCGGCGGCGAGGCCCGGCCGTGA
- a CDS encoding TetR/AcrR family transcriptional regulator — protein sequence MTRAQLGRPVGASGEETRRRIIAATMRCVADVGYSRATIREIARTANVTSASLYNYFPNKAELIKAAIAARTDVALPRLRAAAAKPGNVIDRIEAVLDESGRLMREYPDLAAFEWVIRAAGVVGADSQPAGGAGFQAFREIIEGVIDESSRAGDLAHRPDRDSVVEAVYALIYGLVELAATSPPREYHAALESAKRMVRGTLFAPAGRGSPQAGGIKRP from the coding sequence GTGACGCGGGCGCAGCTGGGACGCCCCGTGGGCGCCAGCGGCGAGGAGACCCGGCGACGGATCATCGCCGCCACCATGCGCTGCGTCGCCGACGTCGGCTACTCGCGAGCCACGATCCGCGAGATCGCCCGCACCGCGAACGTCACCAGCGCGAGCCTCTACAACTATTTCCCCAACAAGGCCGAGTTGATCAAAGCCGCGATCGCGGCGCGCACCGATGTCGCGCTGCCCCGGCTGCGTGCGGCCGCCGCCAAACCCGGGAATGTCATCGACCGCATCGAGGCGGTGCTCGACGAATCGGGCCGGCTCATGCGCGAGTACCCCGATCTCGCCGCCTTCGAGTGGGTCATCCGTGCCGCGGGTGTCGTCGGTGCCGATTCGCAGCCCGCGGGAGGCGCCGGTTTTCAGGCATTCCGCGAAATCATCGAGGGCGTCATCGACGAGTCCTCCCGCGCGGGCGATCTCGCTCACCGGCCCGATCGGGACAGCGTCGTCGAGGCCGTCTACGCCCTGATCTACGGGTTGGTCGAACTGGCGGCCACGTCGCCGCCGCGGGAGTACCACGCCGCGCTCGAGTCGGCCAAACGAATGGTCAGGGGAACGCTGTTCGCTCCGGCCGGGCGGGGATCACCGCAGGCAGGGGGCATTAAGCGCCCTTGA
- a CDS encoding sodium:proton exchanger, with translation MTMLATDRPAAISTAERSRRRTLARSALITMAFVAPALVVRIAGLHPDPVIALLIFGAAVVSASFLLAWAAEAAQIDVSGGMATAVLALIAVLPEYAVDLYYAYVSGHNAEYTQYAAANMTGSNRLLMGLGWPVVVLVSIVVARKAGAGKATGLALQPTNRVELGFLLIAGVIAFAIPASGQIHFGLGLALLAWFGFYLYKVGHGDVEEPDLIGTAAALGELPDRRRRVVVVSLFLASGAVILLCAKPFADNLVAAGNELGIDRFLLVQWLAPLASEAPEFIVATIFAARGKGTAAIATLISSKVNQWTLLIGSLPIAHLLGGGGFSLQLDQRQVEEVLLTATQTMMGVALLLALRFHRAAACTLLGLFVVQFPIASTHGRLLLCGVYTAVAIIALIRNRRDLRATLRAPFFGTAIRHSGHPHHPVPDP, from the coding sequence ATGACGATGCTCGCCACTGACAGGCCCGCCGCGATCTCCACGGCGGAACGCTCGCGGCGCCGCACCCTGGCCCGTTCGGCGCTGATCACCATGGCGTTCGTCGCCCCCGCGCTGGTGGTTCGCATCGCCGGCCTGCACCCCGACCCGGTGATCGCCCTGCTGATCTTCGGCGCCGCGGTGGTGTCGGCCAGTTTCCTGCTGGCCTGGGCGGCGGAGGCCGCGCAGATCGACGTCTCCGGCGGGATGGCGACCGCGGTGCTGGCGCTGATCGCGGTGCTGCCCGAGTACGCCGTCGACCTCTATTACGCGTACGTGTCGGGTCACAACGCCGAATACACGCAATACGCCGCCGCCAACATGACCGGGTCCAACCGGCTGCTGATGGGCCTCGGTTGGCCCGTCGTCGTGCTGGTCAGCATCGTGGTGGCCCGCAAGGCCGGTGCCGGGAAGGCCACCGGCCTCGCCTTACAGCCGACCAATCGCGTCGAACTCGGATTCCTCTTGATCGCCGGTGTCATCGCGTTCGCGATACCGGCGAGCGGCCAGATTCACTTCGGTCTGGGGCTGGCGCTGCTGGCCTGGTTCGGGTTCTACCTCTACAAGGTCGGCCACGGCGACGTGGAGGAGCCCGATCTGATCGGGACCGCCGCGGCCCTCGGGGAGCTACCCGATCGCCGCCGGCGCGTCGTCGTCGTGAGCCTCTTCCTGGCGTCGGGCGCGGTGATCCTGCTCTGCGCCAAGCCCTTCGCCGACAACCTGGTCGCCGCGGGCAACGAACTCGGCATCGACCGCTTCCTGCTGGTTCAATGGCTCGCCCCGCTCGCCTCGGAAGCCCCGGAGTTCATCGTCGCGACCATCTTCGCCGCCCGTGGCAAGGGCACGGCCGCCATCGCCACCCTGATCTCCTCCAAGGTCAACCAGTGGACGCTGCTCATCGGCTCGCTGCCGATCGCCCACCTGCTGGGCGGCGGCGGATTCTCCCTGCAGCTCGACCAGCGTCAGGTGGAGGAAGTGCTGCTGACGGCCACCCAGACGATGATGGGGGTGGCGCTGCTGCTGGCGCTGCGCTTCCACCGCGCCGCGGCATGCACCCTGCTGGGCCTGTTCGTCGTGCAGTTCCCCATCGCCTCCACCCATGGCCGGCTTCTGCTCTGTGGCGTCTACACCGCGGTGGCGATCATCGCGCTGATCCGAAACCGGCGCGACCTGAGGGCCACCCTGCGCGCGCCGTTCTTCGGGACGGCCATCCGCCACAGCGGTCACCCCCACCATCCGGTGCCGGACCCCTAG
- a CDS encoding SDR family oxidoreductase: MNRVSVITGGAGGMGLATAKIIGRDHAVVLCDIRRDRLADAVAALDELGITPTAVHCDVTDRRSVDELLDTANNLGTLASVIHTAGVSPSMGPADYIMRTNALGTLNVDEAFYAVAGEGAAIVNVASMAAHLLPAEMVPVDQFSLALRDADAFLDAMATTCDIVPEEARPGIAYAVSKSFVKWYSQSQAERFNARGLRIVSVSPGSVDTEMGRLEEQAGAGAMVTNAAVPRWGKPEEMAELFAFCASDKAGYLTGTDILNDGGVIASMTERARVAAG; the protein is encoded by the coding sequence ATGAATCGGGTGTCGGTCATCACAGGCGGCGCGGGTGGCATGGGCCTGGCCACGGCCAAGATCATCGGACGCGACCACGCCGTCGTCCTCTGCGACATCAGGCGGGATCGCCTGGCGGACGCGGTCGCGGCCCTCGACGAGCTCGGGATCACTCCCACGGCCGTCCACTGCGACGTCACCGACCGGCGGTCGGTCGATGAGCTGCTCGACACCGCAAACAATCTCGGGACGCTCGCCTCGGTCATCCACACCGCGGGGGTGAGTCCCAGCATGGGCCCCGCCGACTACATCATGCGGACCAACGCGCTCGGCACGCTCAACGTCGACGAGGCGTTCTACGCGGTGGCCGGCGAGGGCGCGGCGATCGTCAACGTGGCATCGATGGCGGCCCACCTGTTGCCCGCGGAAATGGTTCCGGTGGACCAGTTTTCGCTGGCCCTGCGGGACGCGGACGCATTCCTGGACGCCATGGCGACGACCTGTGACATCGTGCCCGAAGAGGCGCGGCCCGGCATTGCCTACGCCGTCAGCAAGAGCTTCGTGAAGTGGTACAGCCAGTCGCAGGCGGAGCGGTTCAACGCGCGGGGTCTGCGCATCGTCTCGGTTTCGCCGGGCTCCGTCGACACCGAGATGGGCCGGCTCGAGGAGCAGGCGGGCGCCGGCGCGATGGTCACCAACGCCGCGGTCCCGCGCTGGGGCAAGCCCGAGGAGATGGCCGAGCTGTTCGCCTTCTGCGCCAGTGACAAGGCGGGGTACCTCACCGGCACCGACATCCTCAACGACGGCGGCGTGATCGCCTCGATGACCGAGCGAGCCAGGGTGGCCGCCGGTTGA
- a CDS encoding nuclear transport factor 2 family protein: MTERDDRQDIAELLVRYATGIDRRDWPLFRTVFTADCQLDYGEIGSWSGIDAVADFMERVHDLAGHTLHRLTNQAIAVDGDKATARTYIDGLIMAGDNNSGVNAIGFYDDEIVRTSDGWRIARRRYTQVRLTTVGGA, translated from the coding sequence ATGACCGAACGCGATGACCGCCAGGACATCGCCGAGCTGCTGGTGCGCTATGCCACCGGGATAGACCGCCGCGATTGGCCGCTGTTCCGCACCGTGTTCACCGCGGACTGCCAGCTCGACTATGGCGAGATCGGCTCGTGGAGCGGCATCGACGCCGTCGCCGATTTCATGGAGCGGGTGCACGACCTCGCGGGGCACACGCTGCACCGGTTGACCAATCAGGCGATTGCGGTCGACGGCGACAAGGCGACGGCGCGGACCTATATCGACGGCCTGATCATGGCCGGCGACAACAACTCCGGCGTCAACGCGATCGGTTTCTACGACGACGAGATCGTGCGCACCTCCGACGGGTGGCGCATCGCCCGGCGGCGCTACACCCAGGTCCGGCTGACGACGGTCGGGGGCGCCTAG